A genomic window from Pyxicephalus adspersus chromosome 2, UCB_Pads_2.0, whole genome shotgun sequence includes:
- the LOC140322977 gene encoding hepatic lectin-like translates to MESNQGSAHESPFRDLQDLGNRWSTFYRQNPGLLSYGLLALLYILILALFITVFSRSSSGNLQLVSKKEIDDFSSKVRTLSSEMDQLESSYIRKKCKNDWIQFENSCYYISKSTLDWKSARTLCQGKESDLVVINNQRELLFLAGKTNPSSYNRYWLGLHDIDEEGLWKWVDDTNYETSFKAWSEGEPNDKDSEEDCAMMWFNGEWNDVPCNYDNYYALCEQQL, encoded by the exons ATGGAATCGAACCAAGGCTCTGCTCATGAAAGCCCTTTTCGTGATCTGCAGGATTTGG GTAACAGATGGAGTACATTTTACAGACAAAACCCAGGACTGCTTTCCTATGGGCTGCTGGCGTTATTGTATATACTGATCCTggctttatttattactgtattctCCAGAT CATCTTCTGGGAATCTTCAGCTTGTCAGTAAGAAGGAAATCGATGACTTCAGCAGTAAAG TAAGGACACTTTCTTCAGAGATGGACCAGCTAGAATCATCTTATATAA GAAAGAAGTGTAAGAATGACTGGATACAGTTTGAGAACAGCTGCTACTACATTAGCAAATCCACATTGGATTGGAAATCGGCCAGGACTTTGTGCCAAGGAAAAGAAAGTGACTTAGTTGTAATTAATAACCAAAGAGAACTG cttttcctcGCTGGTAAAACAAATCCTAGCTCTTACAACCGATACTGGCTTGGTCTGCATGATATTGATGAGGAAGGACTATGGAAATGGGTGGATGACACAAACTATGAGACATCTTTCAA GGCCTGGTCCGAAGGGGAGCCAAATGATAAGGACAGTGAGGAAGACTGTGCCATGATGTGGTTCAATGGAGAATGGAATGATGTCCCATGCAACTATGATAATTATTATGCACTTTGTGAACAGCAGCTCTGA